A stretch of Chionomys nivalis chromosome 26, mChiNiv1.1, whole genome shotgun sequence DNA encodes these proteins:
- the Ndufb3 gene encoding NADH dehydrogenase [ubiquinone] 1 beta subcomplex subunit 3, which translates to MTAGHGHGHGHGHGHDKLVLPDHTQWRTEGTPLETVQKKLAARGLRDPWARNEAWRYMGGFTENVSFMSVLFKGFKWGFAAFVVAVGAEYFLASPNGDKKHH; encoded by the exons CACGGGCATGGCCATGATAAACTGGTACTTCCAGATCACACGCAGTGGAGAACGGAAGGGACACCGCTAGAGACAGTGCAGAAGAAGCTGGCTGCCCGGGGGCTGAGGGACCCATGGGCTCG caatGAGGCCTGGCGATACATGGGCGGCTTCACGGAGAACGTCTCCTTCATGAGTGTGCTGTTCAAAGGGTTCAAGTGGGGGTTTGCTGCCTTTGTGGTTGCGGTAGGGGCTGAGTACTTCCTGGCCTCCCCAAATGGTGATAAGAAGCATCACTGA